The Streptomyces pactum genome contains a region encoding:
- the manD gene encoding D-mannonate dehydratase ManD, translating into MSKIERVEVFVASPGRTFVTLRITTSDGVTGLGDATLNGRELAVASYLRDHVVPLLIGRDPARVEDMWQYLYKGAYWRRGPVTMTAIAAVDTALWDIKGKTAGLPVYQLLGGRSRDGVLVYSHASGTDTPSLLADVERHLELGYQAVRAQAAVPGVGGTYGVRKGKVYEPAATELPDEQPWDTEAYLGFAPTYLEAVRERFGFGFHLLHDVHHRLTPIEAARFGKSVEGCRLFWMEDPTPAENQESFRLIRRHTTTPIAVGEVMNSIWDVQHLITEQLIDYVRTTVVHAGGITHLRRIFDLAALYQVRTGSHGATDLSPVSMAAAVHVDIAVPNFGIQEHMGHCDETAEVFRTGVTFADGMLRPSEEPGLGVEYDEKAAERFPYRRRYLPVARRLDGSVHDW; encoded by the coding sequence GTGAGCAAGATCGAACGCGTCGAGGTGTTCGTCGCCTCTCCCGGCCGGACCTTCGTCACTTTGCGCATCACCACCTCGGACGGAGTGACCGGGCTCGGTGACGCCACGCTCAACGGTCGTGAGCTGGCCGTCGCGAGCTACCTGCGCGACCACGTGGTTCCGCTGCTGATCGGCAGGGACCCCGCCCGTGTCGAGGACATGTGGCAGTACCTCTACAAGGGTGCCTACTGGCGGCGCGGGCCGGTCACCATGACCGCGATCGCCGCCGTCGACACCGCGCTGTGGGACATCAAGGGCAAGACCGCTGGGCTGCCCGTCTACCAGCTCCTCGGCGGCCGGTCGCGCGACGGCGTACTGGTCTACTCGCACGCCAGCGGCACCGACACCCCCTCGCTGCTGGCCGACGTCGAGCGCCATCTGGAACTGGGTTACCAGGCGGTACGGGCCCAGGCCGCCGTGCCCGGCGTCGGCGGCACGTACGGCGTGCGCAAGGGCAAGGTCTACGAGCCGGCCGCGACCGAGCTGCCCGACGAACAGCCCTGGGACACCGAGGCCTATCTGGGCTTCGCGCCCACCTATCTGGAAGCGGTGCGGGAACGTTTCGGCTTCGGCTTCCACCTCCTCCACGACGTGCACCACCGGCTGACCCCGATCGAGGCGGCCCGTTTCGGCAAGAGCGTCGAGGGCTGCCGCCTGTTCTGGATGGAGGACCCGACCCCGGCCGAGAACCAGGAGTCGTTCCGGCTCATCCGCCGGCACACCACGACACCGATCGCGGTCGGCGAGGTGATGAACTCGATCTGGGACGTCCAGCACCTGATCACAGAACAGCTCATCGACTACGTCCGCACCACCGTCGTCCACGCGGGCGGCATCACGCATCTGCGGCGGATCTTCGACCTCGCCGCGCTCTACCAGGTACGGACCGGGTCCCACGGGGCGACCGACCTCTCCCCCGTCAGCATGGCGGCCGCCGTGCACGTCGACATCGCCGTGCCGAACTTCGGCATCCAGGAACACATGGGCCACTGCGACGAGACAGCCGAGGTGTTCCGCACGGGGGTCACCTTCGCCGACGGCATGCTGCGCCCCTCCGAGGAGCCGGGTCTCGGCGTCGAGTACGACGAGAAGGCGGCAGAGCGCTTCCCCTACCGACGGCGCTACCTCCCGGTGGCCCGCCGACTCGACGGGTCGGTGCACGACTGGTGA
- a CDS encoding helix-turn-helix domain-containing protein has translation MGRREAVAHSEAGRRCLPQTGRRRTPGLRREELALLAGISATWYSYLEQGREIRASEQVLNALAAALRLDRHERDHLLQLAGHVPAAQAEEREPLTAERHPRQGAVDYAYTAFHLAEQPEQTQVVYFDSGELPAGA, from the coding sequence GTGGGGCGCAGGGAAGCTGTTGCGCACTCGGAGGCCGGGCGCCGGTGCCTGCCCCAGACCGGCCGCCGCCGGACCCCGGGCCTTCGCCGGGAGGAACTGGCACTGCTGGCCGGGATCAGCGCCACCTGGTACTCGTACCTGGAGCAGGGGCGGGAGATCCGCGCCTCCGAACAAGTGCTCAACGCCCTCGCCGCGGCGCTGCGGCTCGACCGTCACGAGCGCGATCACCTGCTCCAGCTTGCCGGTCACGTGCCCGCGGCCCAAGCCGAGGAACGCGAGCCGCTGACGGCCGAGCGGCATCCGCGACAGGGAGCGGTCGATTATGCCTACACCGCTTTTCACCTGGCCGAACAACCGGAGCAGACGCAGGTGGTCTATTTCGACAGTGGTGAACTGCCCGCCGGGGCGTAG
- a CDS encoding ABC transporter ATP-binding protein: MSVRFPQRRRAAGRKPQLRLSELLKSHRFPWVCAVTLAWSSTAAGLTLPWLVQDVTRALIEQSPVTRPLLMLTALTLATALGQAGCGWLLARVGERLLLNLRRHVTDHILRLPMPAVRACGSGDLHTRITSDAAQVRAWAETAVVHLPAAGLGTIATLAAMVAVDPVLTLLASAAFVLAGAPLVGVLARTRRAASDQQAALADLSQRFLSQLVALTTIKAYRCEARATRTISHAASDLSSASVTAARLQALIGPLVGLGQQVALVTVTVTATHRITSGGMSLVTFSAFLFLLLFLPSPVTVTALGIAHLRTGLAARARLETLLALQTEQEQPRTKPRPAPLPVRHAVVFRNVTFTYPGTGRPVLDGLSFTVPATGLTALTGPTGAGKSTVFSLISRFSEPDAGHIRVLGQEVGSWQLSSLRRRIAYVEQRTTVLEGTVRQNLRLGSPDSTSDDDLWEALKTVGLHEVVQRLPYGLDTLLGRGQALSGGQQQRLSLARALLTGANLFLLDEPTSQLDHTSEQQVLQLLQHLAATRPIIMATHRPATLRHAHHTIAIPPPADRSTDPAEAVTTRLPSAAHTQTPAIHRADETHHDEVLTPALPPPESVVRPHSHQETSA; encoded by the coding sequence ATGAGCGTCCGCTTCCCGCAGCGCCGGCGGGCTGCGGGACGGAAGCCGCAACTACGCCTGTCCGAACTGTTGAAAAGCCACCGTTTCCCTTGGGTTTGTGCTGTCACCCTCGCCTGGTCCTCGACCGCGGCAGGACTGACCCTGCCGTGGCTGGTCCAGGACGTAACACGAGCCCTGATCGAGCAAAGCCCGGTCACACGTCCGCTCCTCATGCTGACCGCCCTGACCCTGGCCACAGCGCTGGGCCAGGCAGGTTGCGGATGGCTGCTCGCCCGGGTCGGGGAACGCCTGCTGCTCAACCTGCGACGCCACGTGACGGACCACATCCTGCGCCTTCCCATGCCCGCGGTCCGGGCCTGCGGCAGCGGTGACCTCCACACCCGCATCACCTCCGACGCCGCTCAGGTACGCGCCTGGGCAGAGACCGCTGTAGTGCACCTCCCAGCGGCAGGACTCGGGACCATCGCCACCCTCGCAGCCATGGTGGCCGTCGATCCGGTGCTCACCCTGCTGGCGTCCGCGGCATTCGTCCTCGCCGGCGCGCCATTGGTCGGCGTCCTGGCCCGCACGCGGCGCGCGGCCTCTGACCAGCAGGCCGCCCTTGCAGACCTCAGCCAGCGCTTCCTCTCACAGCTCGTGGCGCTGACCACCATCAAGGCATACCGCTGCGAGGCGCGAGCCACCCGAACCATCAGCCACGCGGCGAGCGATCTGAGCTCCGCCTCCGTCACCGCCGCGCGCCTGCAAGCGCTCATCGGCCCCTTGGTGGGACTGGGGCAGCAAGTCGCACTGGTTACAGTCACCGTCACAGCAACACACCGCATCACCTCAGGCGGCATGTCACTGGTCACCTTCAGCGCTTTTCTCTTCCTCCTGCTGTTCCTCCCTTCCCCGGTAACAGTCACCGCCCTCGGCATCGCCCACCTGCGGACAGGTCTGGCTGCCCGTGCTCGTCTCGAGACGCTGCTCGCTCTCCAGACCGAGCAGGAGCAACCCCGCACGAAGCCGCGTCCGGCCCCTCTACCAGTACGTCACGCCGTGGTCTTCCGAAACGTCACCTTCACATATCCAGGCACCGGTCGGCCCGTGCTCGACGGTTTGTCCTTCACCGTCCCGGCGACCGGCCTGACTGCCCTCACCGGCCCTACAGGAGCCGGCAAATCGACGGTCTTCTCCCTGATCAGCCGATTCTCGGAACCCGACGCGGGACATATCCGCGTCCTGGGACAAGAGGTCGGATCATGGCAGCTCTCGTCCCTGCGCCGCCGAATCGCCTACGTGGAGCAGCGCACCACCGTCCTGGAAGGCACCGTTCGGCAGAACCTGCGATTGGGCAGTCCTGACAGCACCTCAGACGACGACCTCTGGGAAGCGCTCAAGACAGTAGGACTGCATGAAGTCGTCCAACGACTCCCCTACGGCCTGGACACGCTGCTGGGCCGGGGGCAGGCACTGTCCGGCGGCCAGCAACAACGCCTGTCACTAGCCCGTGCGCTTCTCACTGGTGCCAACCTCTTCCTGCTGGACGAGCCAACCTCACAGCTCGATCACACAAGCGAACAGCAAGTACTTCAGCTCCTCCAACACCTCGCGGCGACACGCCCGATCATCATGGCCACACACCGACCCGCCACACTCCGCCACGCTCACCACACCATCGCCATCCCGCCCCCCGCGGACCGCAGCACCGATCCCGCGGAGGCCGTCACCACCCGCCTGCCTTCAGCCGCACACACCCAGACACCCGCCATACACCGTGCCGACGAAACCCACCACGACGAGGTTCTTACTCCCGCGCTCCCGCCCCCCGAAAGCGTCGTCAGGCCGCACTCCCATCAGGAGACTTCCGCGTGA
- a CDS encoding sugar kinase, whose product MPLPSPPHAADSQVPVADIVCVGETMAVLSPPDARPLAEQPVLSLAIGGAESNVACGLAGLGHRAAWLSRLGDDPFARRILAELTARGVDVSAVEADPDRPTGVYFKDPGPGRTRTHYYRGGSAATRMGPELARQPVLRRARIVHLSGVAAAISDSCAGLVEALLFGREGRDLRGPVVSFDVNHRPALWRDGAAAARRLLAFARAADMVFVGRDEAEELWGTARPDDIAALFDPVPLVVVKDAEHGAASYAHGSRTFVPSLPTKVVEPVGAGDAFAAGYLAGVLENRDERSRLRLGHLAAAAALRTRDDVPVMPPRAETDPYLALDDDAWATTAPR is encoded by the coding sequence GTGCCCTTGCCGTCCCCTCCCCACGCCGCCGACAGCCAGGTGCCGGTGGCCGACATCGTGTGCGTCGGCGAGACGATGGCCGTCCTCAGCCCGCCGGACGCCCGCCCGCTCGCCGAGCAGCCCGTGCTCAGCTTGGCCATCGGCGGCGCCGAATCCAACGTCGCCTGCGGGCTGGCGGGGCTCGGGCACCGCGCCGCCTGGCTGAGCCGCCTGGGCGACGATCCGTTCGCCCGCCGCATCCTGGCCGAACTCACCGCGCGCGGCGTGGACGTGAGCGCCGTCGAAGCCGATCCGGACCGGCCGACCGGCGTCTACTTCAAGGACCCCGGTCCGGGCCGCACTCGCACGCACTACTACCGCGGCGGCTCGGCCGCGACCCGGATGGGACCGGAGCTGGCCCGGCAGCCCGTACTCCGCCGGGCACGCATCGTGCATCTGTCGGGCGTTGCCGCGGCCATCTCCGACAGTTGCGCCGGCCTCGTGGAGGCGCTGCTCTTCGGACGGGAAGGCCGCGACCTGCGCGGCCCGGTCGTCTCCTTCGACGTGAACCACCGCCCCGCACTCTGGCGCGACGGCGCGGCAGCCGCGCGGAGGCTGCTGGCGTTCGCCCGGGCCGCGGACATGGTGTTCGTGGGACGGGACGAGGCCGAGGAGCTGTGGGGCACCGCCCGTCCGGACGACATCGCAGCCCTGTTCGATCCCGTACCCCTCGTGGTCGTGAAGGACGCCGAGCACGGAGCGGCCTCGTACGCCCACGGGTCGCGGACGTTCGTACCCTCACTGCCCACCAAGGTGGTCGAACCGGTCGGCGCGGGTGACGCGTTCGCGGCCGGTTACCTGGCCGGCGTCCTGGAGAACCGCGACGAACGCTCACGGCTGCGCCTCGGCCATCTGGCGGCCGCCGCCGCGTTGCGGACCAGGGACGACGTTCCGGTCATGCCGCCACGCGCGGAGACCGACCCGTACCTCGCCCTGGACGACGACGCCTGGGCCACCACGGCACCGCGCTGA
- a CDS encoding tetratricopeptide repeat protein translates to MHTSDMLEAEGVSLVNRGLALWSQGLREEAVTLLRQGIAVCRQLAVAEPAKINHLALALSNLGGMLIDWGRPAEAIPVLEHSIKITRIYSDKSHEFTADLAGALKNLGSALNECGSQPEAIAVLTESAATYRSLAEQGRPQYEVPLARALNSLGNARGLVAEARDDFDAAIALLRREDSAEAAMQLAVTLASQCGVLLHLHCNEHALANSEEAVAIFRRLGDTNPGGVEPYLANALPTMAKALVAVGRLDEAHTAATEAIGIVRRYSTANPDGWRQQLIRALRVLGDLLPTLNRHAEAAEVAEELVRLVEEDRHDVKALHQPAPEKPEKPKGFFFSRFKRRR, encoded by the coding sequence GTGCACACGTCGGACATGCTGGAGGCCGAGGGGGTATCGCTGGTCAACCGTGGCTTGGCATTGTGGAGCCAAGGTCTGCGCGAGGAGGCTGTGACCCTACTGCGGCAGGGAATCGCCGTATGCCGCCAACTGGCCGTGGCGGAACCCGCCAAAATCAACCATCTGGCACTGGCCCTGAGCAACCTGGGCGGCATGCTCATCGACTGGGGCCGGCCGGCCGAGGCCATCCCCGTGCTCGAGCATTCGATCAAGATCACGCGGATCTACAGCGACAAGAGCCACGAGTTCACCGCCGACCTTGCGGGTGCGCTGAAGAACCTCGGCAGCGCCCTGAACGAGTGCGGGTCCCAGCCGGAGGCGATCGCGGTCTTGACCGAGTCGGCCGCGACGTATCGGAGTCTGGCGGAGCAGGGCAGGCCGCAGTACGAGGTCCCCTTGGCCCGGGCGTTGAACAGCCTGGGCAATGCCCGCGGCCTGGTCGCCGAGGCGAGGGACGACTTCGACGCGGCCATTGCCCTCCTGCGCCGTGAGGATTCCGCCGAGGCGGCGATGCAGTTGGCCGTGACGCTGGCCAGTCAGTGCGGAGTCCTGTTGCATCTGCACTGTAACGAGCATGCCCTGGCCAACTCCGAGGAGGCGGTGGCGATCTTCCGACGGCTAGGCGATACCAACCCCGGGGGTGTTGAGCCGTACTTGGCCAATGCTCTGCCCACCATGGCCAAGGCCTTGGTGGCCGTCGGCCGGCTGGACGAGGCGCACACCGCCGCCACCGAGGCGATCGGAATCGTCCGTAGGTACTCCACGGCGAATCCGGACGGGTGGCGACAGCAACTGATCCGGGCGCTCCGTGTGCTCGGTGACCTGCTCCCCACGCTGAACCGGCACGCGGAAGCGGCCGAAGTCGCCGAGGAACTCGTGCGGCTGGTCGAGGAAGACCGCCACGATGTCAAAGCCCTCCACCAGCCTGCCCCCGAGAAGCCCGAGAAGCCGAAGGGGTTCTTCTTCTCCCGCTTCAAACGCAGGCGCTGA
- a CDS encoding L-idonate 5-dehydrogenase: MRAVVVHGPGDVRVEERDRPVPGTGEVILALEWGGICGSDIAYWEKGASGTASLAHPLVLGHEFAGRIAALGSGVTGLREGQPVTVHPARPVGDGVLPDRIAGRTNLHPNVRYFGSAAFVPHTDGGFSEYRAVPAAQIRPIPDGVGTEQGALAEPLAVALHAVGRAPELRGRTVLVNGCGPIGSLVVAAARYRGAGRVVAADLTSSSLAVARAMGADATCDLAAGEGLPEDVEVVFEASGAPAALGPVLRATARGGTLVQVGNLPGTAAAAALGDLVTREITWVGSYRFVEEIDDALRALGDGLDVTPLITHRFPLDRAEEALAVAADPRSGSSKVMLRLTAEATEATEAAEAAEL, translated from the coding sequence ATGAGGGCGGTAGTGGTGCACGGTCCCGGCGACGTACGCGTCGAGGAACGGGACCGGCCGGTGCCGGGCACGGGCGAGGTGATACTGGCCCTGGAATGGGGCGGCATCTGCGGATCCGACATCGCGTACTGGGAGAAGGGCGCGTCCGGCACCGCTTCGCTGGCACACCCCCTCGTGCTCGGACACGAGTTCGCGGGTCGGATCGCCGCGCTCGGCAGCGGGGTCACCGGCCTCCGCGAAGGGCAGCCGGTCACCGTGCACCCGGCCCGACCGGTCGGTGACGGTGTCCTTCCCGACCGGATCGCCGGACGGACCAATCTCCACCCGAACGTCCGCTACTTCGGCTCGGCGGCCTTCGTCCCGCACACCGACGGCGGGTTCAGCGAGTACCGGGCGGTCCCCGCAGCCCAGATCCGCCCCATACCCGACGGTGTCGGCACCGAACAAGGCGCTCTGGCCGAACCATTGGCCGTGGCGCTGCACGCCGTGGGCCGGGCCCCGGAACTGCGCGGCCGTACGGTCCTGGTCAACGGCTGCGGGCCGATCGGCTCCCTGGTCGTCGCCGCCGCACGGTATCGCGGTGCGGGCCGGGTCGTCGCCGCCGACCTGACGTCGTCCTCCCTCGCTGTCGCCCGAGCCATGGGGGCCGACGCAACGTGCGACCTCGCCGCCGGCGAGGGGTTGCCCGAGGATGTGGAGGTGGTCTTCGAGGCGTCCGGCGCCCCGGCCGCGCTCGGGCCGGTGCTGCGGGCCACGGCCCGAGGAGGCACGCTCGTCCAGGTGGGCAATCTGCCCGGTACGGCCGCGGCCGCCGCTCTCGGAGACCTGGTGACCCGGGAGATCACCTGGGTCGGCTCGTACCGCTTCGTCGAGGAGATCGACGACGCACTGCGCGCACTGGGGGACGGCCTGGACGTGACCCCGCTGATCACACACCGCTTCCCGCTGGACCGGGCAGAGGAGGCGCTCGCCGTCGCCGCCGACCCGAGGAGCGGGAGCAGCAAGGTCATGCTGCGCCTCACCGCCGAGGCCACCGAGGCCACCGAGGCCGCCGAGGCCGCCGAGTTGTGA
- a CDS encoding MFS transporter gives MKDSVIAAQQAPSAQRTTRDLTRAAVSGWLGTAMEFMDFQLYSLAAAIVFNKIFFPDVSPAIGLIAAMATYGVGYVARLAGAVYFGRMGDRIGRKKVLYLTILLMGASTTLIGALPTYATIGLLAPVLLVVLRLVQGFGAGAEIAGATVMLTEYAPVRKRGLISSLVSLGTNSGTLAASGLWAVLLAVLSEDQLLAWGWRLPFLLSFALMIFAVWLRRSLKESPVFEERPDVVDGVALARDEAESAIATADKHEGGVLAAGIRQRKGKAFFLALGLRFGQAGNSGLIQTFLVGYIATNLAVGRSVPTDAIVYGSLVGFATVPVIGLLGDRFGRRTVYLALSLLTVALAFPVMLLVTSGSTPGVMIGMVLGLNVGVLGLFSLESVTMAELFGSRNRFTQLALAKEIGGILATAIGPVLAATLTTVTGSWWPIAAMLIVYSLITFVSAFLAPETRGRDLVRLEDAV, from the coding sequence ATGAAGGACAGCGTCATAGCCGCTCAGCAGGCGCCATCCGCCCAGCGCACCACACGCGATCTGACCCGGGCCGCCGTCTCGGGCTGGCTCGGCACGGCCATGGAGTTCATGGACTTCCAGCTCTACTCGCTGGCCGCCGCGATCGTCTTCAACAAGATCTTCTTTCCGGACGTCAGCCCGGCCATCGGGCTGATCGCCGCGATGGCCACGTACGGCGTCGGGTACGTCGCCCGGCTCGCCGGCGCCGTCTACTTCGGGCGGATGGGCGACCGGATCGGCCGCAAGAAGGTCCTGTACCTCACGATCCTGCTGATGGGCGCCTCCACCACCCTCATCGGCGCCCTGCCCACGTACGCCACCATCGGCCTCCTCGCGCCGGTGCTTCTCGTCGTGCTGCGCCTGGTGCAGGGCTTCGGCGCGGGTGCCGAGATCGCCGGGGCCACCGTGATGCTGACCGAGTACGCGCCCGTACGGAAGCGCGGTCTCATCTCCTCGCTGGTGTCGCTCGGCACGAACTCCGGAACGCTCGCCGCCTCCGGCCTGTGGGCCGTTCTGCTCGCCGTGCTCAGCGAGGATCAACTGCTCGCCTGGGGCTGGCGGTTGCCCTTCCTGCTGAGCTTCGCGCTGATGATCTTCGCGGTCTGGCTGCGCCGCAGTCTGAAGGAGAGCCCGGTCTTCGAGGAGCGCCCCGACGTGGTCGACGGTGTGGCACTGGCCCGCGACGAGGCCGAGTCCGCGATCGCCACGGCGGACAAGCACGAGGGCGGTGTCCTGGCAGCCGGTATTCGCCAGCGCAAGGGCAAGGCGTTCTTCCTCGCGCTGGGGCTGCGCTTCGGCCAGGCCGGCAACTCCGGGCTGATCCAGACGTTCCTGGTCGGCTACATCGCCACCAATCTGGCGGTCGGCCGGTCCGTCCCGACAGACGCGATCGTGTACGGCTCACTGGTGGGATTCGCCACCGTGCCGGTGATCGGCCTGCTCGGTGACCGTTTCGGACGCCGCACGGTCTACCTCGCGCTGTCGCTGCTGACCGTCGCCCTCGCCTTCCCGGTGATGCTCCTCGTCACCTCCGGCTCCACCCCGGGCGTGATGATCGGCATGGTCCTCGGTTTGAATGTCGGCGTCCTCGGTCTGTTCTCGCTCGAAAGCGTCACGATGGCCGAACTCTTCGGTTCCCGCAACCGGTTCACCCAGCTCGCACTCGCCAAGGAGATCGGCGGCATCCTCGCCACGGCGATCGGCCCGGTACTCGCGGCCACCCTCACGACCGTCACCGGCAGTTGGTGGCCCATCGCGGCGATGCTCATCGTCTATTCGCTCATCACCTTCGTCAGCGCGTTCCTCGCGCCCGAGACACGCGGACGCGACCTGGTCCGGCTGGAGGACGCCGTATGA
- a CDS encoding GntR family transcriptional regulator encodes MPQTNGRTSRRDIYLKLRQMVLTLKLAPGAALSENELAASLGVSRTPVRESLILLAQEGLVQVFPKIGSFVSRVDPAQVADAQFLREAVELASLHDLPERLDPAVVEDLRANLNRQKCADLDLEEFFELDEAFHQGLMRLSGHGNVWTTVAAAKGHLDRARRLGLHENVSPAAFAAQHHEIFEAILGGDVPLAHTAMRTHLRAVFSDIERIRAHSPELFAGDTSTVPVRRNVVVWE; translated from the coding sequence ATGCCTCAAACGAACGGGCGGACGAGTCGGCGCGACATCTACCTGAAGTTGCGTCAGATGGTCCTGACCCTCAAACTCGCCCCGGGTGCGGCTCTCTCGGAGAACGAACTCGCCGCGTCGCTGGGCGTCAGCCGCACGCCCGTGCGGGAGAGTCTGATCCTGCTGGCTCAGGAGGGCCTGGTGCAGGTCTTCCCGAAGATCGGGTCGTTCGTGTCGCGGGTGGATCCGGCGCAGGTCGCGGACGCGCAGTTCCTCCGGGAGGCGGTGGAGCTCGCATCGCTCCACGACCTCCCCGAGCGGCTCGACCCCGCAGTCGTCGAGGACCTGCGGGCCAACCTGAACCGCCAGAAGTGCGCCGACCTCGACCTGGAGGAGTTCTTCGAACTGGACGAGGCGTTCCATCAGGGCCTGATGCGGCTGAGTGGACACGGCAATGTGTGGACCACCGTCGCCGCGGCCAAGGGCCACCTGGACCGGGCCCGGCGCCTCGGCCTCCATGAGAACGTGTCCCCGGCCGCGTTCGCCGCCCAGCACCACGAGATCTTCGAGGCGATCCTCGGCGGGGACGTCCCGCTCGCCCACACGGCCATGCGCACCCACCTGAGGGCCGTCTTCAGCGACATCGAACGTATCCGCGCACACTCGCCCGAACTCTTCGCCGGCGACACCTCGACGGTGCCCGTGCGACGTAACGTCGTGGTCTGGGAATGA
- a CDS encoding mannitol dehydrogenase family protein — protein MSADALSRLDRTVLPRLSPELRPVIDPAELRTRVVHFGLGAFHRAHQAVFTEHAAARSGEPWGITAVAPRSAGTVRALRDQDCLYSLTERRPDGHRTRVVGAVVGALAMGPDAKAVDALLADPEVTVVTVTVTEKGYHRSPSTGGLDTTAGSVAGDLTAAPDGHLTTVVGRLAAGLAARMRAGAPPVSVVSCDNMADNGAALGGVVHDFVRASAWPDRAEILDRMAEAVSFPGTVVDRIVPATSEADRAAAGAALGVFDALPVTGEPYRQWVLADSFAAPRPPWEFDGALFVPDVTPYQLTKLRLLNGSHSALAYLGRAAGLTTIAEAMATGWGERLVRALCAEIAPTLPAGGPGPAAYADDLVVRFRNPAMHHLLRQIGSDGSLKITERWLPALRELRARGTSTPVLELALAAWAHSTGTADAPADPVAEALTTCWRATARPAETVRALLRVLGAADLADDDALTTAVADRLPALRAGRVEI, from the coding sequence GTGAGCGCCGACGCCCTCTCCCGACTCGACCGCACGGTGCTCCCCCGGCTCTCGCCCGAGCTGCGGCCCGTGATCGACCCCGCCGAACTGCGCACCCGGGTCGTCCACTTCGGTCTCGGCGCCTTCCACCGAGCACATCAGGCGGTGTTCACCGAGCACGCCGCCGCCCGGTCCGGCGAACCCTGGGGCATCACCGCGGTCGCGCCCCGGTCGGCCGGGACCGTACGAGCACTGCGGGACCAGGACTGTCTGTATTCGCTCACCGAACGCCGTCCGGACGGACACCGCACCCGCGTCGTCGGTGCCGTCGTCGGCGCACTGGCCATGGGACCCGATGCCAAGGCCGTCGACGCCCTGCTCGCCGACCCCGAGGTGACGGTGGTGACGGTGACCGTGACGGAGAAGGGTTACCACCGCTCCCCGTCTACGGGCGGGCTGGACACCACGGCGGGGTCTGTCGCCGGCGACCTCACGGCTGCCCCCGACGGACACCTCACCACGGTGGTCGGACGCCTGGCCGCCGGACTGGCCGCCCGGATGCGCGCGGGCGCGCCCCCGGTCAGCGTTGTGTCCTGCGACAACATGGCGGACAACGGCGCCGCGCTGGGCGGCGTGGTACACGACTTCGTCCGTGCGTCCGCCTGGCCGGACCGTGCGGAGATCCTGGACCGGATGGCCGAGGCCGTCTCCTTCCCCGGGACGGTCGTGGACCGGATCGTGCCCGCGACGAGCGAGGCCGACCGGGCGGCGGCCGGCGCCGCGCTCGGGGTGTTCGACGCCCTGCCCGTGACCGGTGAGCCCTACCGTCAGTGGGTGCTGGCGGATTCCTTCGCCGCTCCCCGGCCGCCCTGGGAGTTCGACGGCGCCCTGTTCGTCCCCGATGTCACGCCCTACCAGCTCACCAAGCTCCGGCTGCTCAACGGCTCCCACTCGGCCCTGGCCTACCTCGGCAGGGCCGCGGGGCTCACCACGATCGCCGAGGCCATGGCGACGGGCTGGGGCGAGCGCCTCGTCCGGGCGCTGTGCGCGGAGATCGCGCCCACCCTCCCGGCCGGCGGCCCCGGTCCGGCCGCGTACGCCGACGACCTCGTCGTACGTTTCCGCAACCCCGCCATGCACCACCTGCTGCGGCAGATCGGCTCCGACGGATCACTGAAGATCACGGAGCGCTGGCTGCCGGCCCTGCGCGAACTGCGGGCCCGGGGCACGAGCACCCCGGTCCTCGAACTCGCCCTCGCCGCCTGGGCGCACAGCACCGGCACGGCCGACGCACCCGCCGATCCCGTCGCCGAGGCGCTGACCACCTGTTGGCGGGCCACGGCCCGCCCCGCCGAAACCGTACGCGCGCTGCTGCGCGTGCTCGGCGCGGCGGACCTGGCGGACGACGACGCGCTCACCACCGCCGTCGCGGACCGGCTCCCCGCTCTGCGTGCCGGACGTGTCGAAATCTGA
- a CDS encoding VOC family protein, with product MTIERMDNVGVVVDDLEAAVAFFTELGMELEGEAQIEGTWADQTVGLDGVRSAIAMMRTPDGHGKLELTMFHTPAAITAGPLNPPPNTLGLHRVMFAVDDIDDTITRLRRHGAELLGEVAQYENIYRLCNLRGPSGIIVALAERIG from the coding sequence GTGACGATTGAGCGGATGGACAACGTAGGCGTCGTCGTCGACGACCTGGAGGCTGCCGTCGCCTTCTTCACCGAGCTGGGCATGGAGCTGGAAGGCGAAGCGCAGATCGAGGGAACCTGGGCAGACCAGACGGTCGGCCTCGACGGGGTCCGCAGCGCCATCGCGATGATGCGCACCCCGGACGGCCACGGCAAGCTGGAGCTGACGATGTTCCACACCCCCGCGGCGATCACTGCCGGACCGCTCAACCCGCCACCCAACACCCTGGGCCTGCACCGGGTCATGTTCGCCGTCGACGACATCGACGACACGATCACCCGCCTGCGCCGCCATGGCGCCGAACTTCTCGGCGAGGTGGCGCAGTACGAGAACATCTACCGACTCTGCAACCTCCGCGGTCCCTCGGGAATCATCGTCGCTCTGGCCGAACGGATCGGCTAG